In Planococcus citri chromosome 4, ihPlaCitr1.1, whole genome shotgun sequence, the genomic window AATATTGCCGAATTGTGGCATTCCCTATACATGCCCAGAAAGTACTTTTCCCGTTCATATTTACACCGGAAAAAGAAACAACGACAATGCTAAATTATGCATTATGGGAAGATAGTGAGTTTCATTGATGAGATTTCTCTAAATTTTATGTGACTGATTTTTCACTCGAGTACGTTTATGTTTCAGTTTAACTAATCATGCTGGTAACGGTGGACGTGGTTTGAATATAGCCTTGATTAATTCCAAACGACTTGAAGTAAAAGATTTCGTTACATTTGACGTGTACATTGACAATAGCATTGTAATGGATATGTGGCTGAATACTTCAGTTCGAGAGAGCGACGTATTGATTATATTCACTTTCGACGAAGCTTCTAGGATGCTGGCTGaatcatcgaaaaaattattctatgatTACGGTAGAGTCAATTCTTCAGAATTTGTTTAAAGTTATGTGGATTTCTAATCTTGTTGAATTTTATAGGAAGTTCCAAAGTTCAAGATCTTCATTTCAGATCACAGTGGTACATGGTGACGCAAAAAGGTATCCAAGGATTCACTccatttgaaaaagttaccatgGCTCATAACGGAAATTGGGGCGATGTGATCGATGAACGTTTCTGTGTTCCATGACAAAGtacgagaatttttaaaaaaatcgattcagaTTTGTTATGAACTctttcttgatttaaaaaatatttccagtAATTCCTGTGAAAGTTTCACCACCTATGATGGGCAACGCGAAGAGCACAGTCAAAGAGAAATTTTGCCTGAAGCACCAAGCTATGAAACAGAGCTTTTTTTGCAacggtaaattttttcatcgcctTTGGCTTTAATAGTTTTCACgggttcaaatttttacatacCGAATCAATATTACAGGTATGAAGAAATACGACGACATTTCACCAGCTCCGTTGGCAGATAGGAATTTATTTGGCAATATCGCGTATTCGGTACCGATTGCGGTGATAATGACTGAATCAGATCATGTGCAAGATTTAGATTCGTTTACCATGACATTAGAATCACTGATACGTCAGCCTGGCATCGACACCAGTAATGTTTATGTGTTTTATAACAGCTCATCTGTAATGGTACCTGCGATCGTggatattttcaagtttaattcgCAACCTTTGAATATTCCTGATGATAAAAACACTAGCAAATGTTTGTATATTTGATTCttaaatgggggaaaaaattgtaagtgAGTCCACTACGATTTTACGTGTGTTTTTACAGGTATCAGTGATAGCAGAGTTATAGAAATTGCTATCAAAACTTTAGGCAGAAGAGAAAGATATGTGATTGTATTAAATAGTGGATTGATCCTTTCGccagattttttgtattttatgagCCAGCTTGTAACTATTGTTGACATAGATCAGTCACTGATTGGTATTTCAGCTTGGAATGTGAACGGTAATGCTATTTAAAATGTAATTACCTcatgtattatgaaaaaattgaccatttgaTCTATGCAGGCTACAAAACTGTTTCGAGTAATGTGAAATTGATCTATAGAGTTCAAGATTACCCTAGCTACGGATTTTTAATTAGATCGGATATTTGCTCGAAGCATTGTAAAATAAACTTGGGACATTCTTGCATCAACATGTCCGTATAATTCAACATTATTATTTCATCTCCCATTATCAgacgacttgaaaaatttattcctgaattaattttttagatcTACGTACGAATGGCTGAATAATAGAGATTCTAATcaagatgtacatattttaattccGGACGTATCTCGAATCCTGTGGCGACCATATCCTGAACTAGTGGCGAGGACGAGAAATGACTATACTAGGAATTTAATCACCACCGAAAGGATGACGAATACGTTAGTTCATTTTTCTTGGGAtctttttcgttcaaaattattcttatttAGTAATTCTATTTTGCTTCCTCCTCAACAGAGACGCTACTGTGAAATTACAAGAACCTCACGTGCTTGTAAATAATTCCTATTTCTTACATATATCAGAGCTTCTTAAGAATAGCATTGTGATTCAATTTTCTCCCGATGAAATAAAAAGTTGTCAAACTGGAGACTCGTTTCCGATGAAATTGATTAGTAAATTCACAAAGTGAGTGAAATGCGATAGTTGCTGCGCAAcacttttttgaatcatttcaatACCTATAACATTgataatttactcaaatttcattGCAGTAAAACATTCTCCATTTTGTACGATGAAATCGACGACCGACTCGAAGCAACCTTGAAAAGTATAGCGAATTGTTTTGGAATTTACTCGCACGCAAACTATTTACTAGGAGGATCATATTATGGAGTATTCAGGtattgaaaatcttcaaaaaaaattttgtctggGGTTTGgccggaattattttttatttcctgagtattaataattgaaataaatcgaccattttttttgtttaggttGACAATGAATAACAACGACATATTGTTGGTCAAATCGTCTTCCCCTTTGTATAATTCAAAATCAATGGAAGTAAATTGAGTAGAGCGACCTACATTTTGCTTGTGTTcctatatataaaaaaaatataaatattaaaatagaTGTAATCGTGTAACCTTGTGTGTTGTTCTATGCAACTTGAATTCCTTTTTGCTACTTCTTTATATCagttatttcaaataaaaaaaactttgagatACCTTGTTTTGTGTAATTCAATTGTGAACCATGATGCGCCTATAGTTCAATGAACTACGTTGATTGCCGGAGCGTGAAAAGTTCCactatgcaaatttttttcatactttatcACCACAGATAGCTACACACGTATAAAGAGAACAATGAACACTGTAGtttcaaaatatatattttgcttaaacatgaaaaatattaaaataagaaaatcattaATAAATTTATACTCATTAAGAAATAATGTAGTAAAAcgtagaaaaaagtgaaaatatacaGCAACTATTTACTATTCcgtaataaaaaaatctcatacaGAATCCATCCTATCTGATGACTAGACCACCATTTCGCCAAGGATACACGCGGTTAACCGCGTAGAAAAATTCACTGATACGAAAAAATTCGTAcataaaaatcaacattctGTAATGGAATCGATTGCACATGTATGACTTCAGAGAGTTTATCTGAGATCCGAACAGTTTCAGCTGACGTAATATTTAATCGATTACACCACAGCCAGCTGTGCCATCTTgacatctttttaaaaaaaatagtatgctgtcaaaatacatatatacctaAGTTTGTCATATAAAgagacgatttttaaaaatctgggtTTCTTTGAAGCATCCTTCATAACAGACGTGAGCTGCCAAACGAGTATCAAATCGAGATATTATTTTGAGATGAATTATTCATGTATGTAATTGAAAGTATTTTCGTTCATTGATGTTTACAAAACAATAAAGGCGAACGATTGTTGAAACAGATTTCTATAAACTGATTCAAATGGATACGTATTACAAAGGATGCTTCAATGGAACATATAATTTAAAGAAGAGATATTCGCACTCCACGTAATAAATATAAGCACATAGCTCTAactacattcaaaaaaatttaccagcTTAAAAGTACAATAATACTTAAATTCTACCATAATTGATGTTACAAGTGACGTCATTCAGGTGTAAAAAATCGTCGCACTGGTATTATAAATTACGAATTCCGGatgcaaaaaaatcgagtgtATAAAATTAGCACACATCTAtgtgtgttttttgaattttccataaaTGAGGATAGGCAGTTACTCGAATGACTacactaataaaaaaaagtatcttaCGTTGTAGTAGtgtaataataaattaaatcgCTTAAATGTACTCGTTAATTGATATTAGATATTTTATCGTTAATACCGCAACAATCgaatatcatttttgacactATAGTgtgagtagatttttttttcgaaaacagtCAATTCTAAAATGAAGATAGGGGGTTTGATTTGTTTAATGACTACCctgaatattattttaaataggTTTATAAAATAAAAGGTAGCGAAAATATAAAGGAAGAAATGATCACAgaaacaagcaaaaaaaaattcacaaaaaccGACTAATTCGTGTCATAAGACGTAAGTAGAGCAGCGTCAACTGGTTCCATGCAAGAAGGACAAGTGAAACTTCTCATTAACCAATCATCTATACAGAGTACATGGTAAACATGCATACAGGGCAGATAACGAACTTCTTCaccaattttaaattcaatcatACAAATAACACATCTGTAATGAAGCAGAATTATCGATTAAGTTTTCCTAATTGGTAAAGGCTCAAGGAGATTTTATTTTGGATACACTTACTCTTTGTTTTTATTGATCGAGTCGTCGTAAGCTAAAATTGGAAGATGTTCCATTAGACCGATTCGGCGAGCTATTCTCACCTGTTCTTCTTCAGAAAGTTGATTCGCTGGTCGTCTGTCGTTCGGAGCAGGATAATATACAGGTACTCGATCCTGAATGAGAAAGTTTTAGTCATGAAGGCTAAAGAATCAAGTTGAATTACgtattaaattaataattaccCTGTAAGGTATTGGTTGTACTGCTTCATTGGTGTTTTCCTGTAATCCTTCGTTTCCCCTAAGCAATGATATGTCTTCGTTCGAAGTTCCTTTTAGGCAATTTCCCATTATCAGAAAATTCAATGTTATCACTCACCGATGAGATTATTCGTTGAGTCATATTAAAAAGTTCGAAATGAATACATTCTGTTATCATCTCAATCCTGGACGAACTAAATTCAATTCAGGATGCATTTTCTCACGAGATATTTTTTAATATCCAATTTAATCCTACTTTTACGTACTTCCACTTCGTAGTCGTAAATTTCTCAAGTcgtaaaacaaaaacataacaaaacaaaagaaattttgttaaCAGTACCTCAAGGACGTTTACAGAGTTGCAACAATCGTATTATAAATTTGCCTCTTTTGGTACAACAGGTATTTTGTATTTATGTGGATAATGATTCGAGCGAATTATTAATgccataaaattattcaataatgtgATTAATATTGAAAGAATCCGCAATTAAATCGATTTTGggcgaaaatttgatttaaaaaaataaaatctcgaAGTATTCCCAATAACGTTACGTTTCGAATCATATTACTTGGTAACACTGCAGTTTTTCGAACAAATgtcgttatttttttccatatgATCAGTCACGTGACCATACCCGAATTTCTTATAACCTTGGAAATTCTTTTGTAAATTGGaggtttctttgaaaaatggtgaaatgcCGAAATACAGTGTTTTCAAGAAACTTTTTGCTCAAGTTCTACCGTAGTGAATGcgagtttttgaatttattgcgTAGTTTGTTCGTCGTGCAGTTTCACGtgttcgatttttcattttcaccaatgTTTTAGAAtgctgttcaaaaaaattgcactcgGTATTTCTGGCGGAGTTGACAGCGCCGTATCGGCGTTGTTATTGAAACGAATAGGTATTTCACCATAATTTTGCATTTGCACGTGCCGGGGTTTTGAATTACCTCGCCATGCTATTATACTCTAATTAATGTATTGTATGATGATATTCGATGGCCACCAAGTTATGTTACATGTGCTTGCCTAGGTTTCGATGTCTCCGCGGTATTCATGCGTAATTGGGAGAAGTCATCTGAAGATGAATATTGCGACGTAGAAAAGGATATCGAAGATGCCCAATGGGTTTGTAAGAAATTACAAATCCCATTTTACGAAGTCGATTTCACTAAGGATTATTGGGTGCACGTGTTCGAGTGAGTGCGTGATTGCTTCATCTCCTTTGTTTTCTCATGTTTTTGGTgttttcatattgaaattttttttctcgtagaaaCACTATGAAAGAATATCAAGCTGGATTTACACCGAATCCCGATATTATGTGTAACGCTTCTATCAAGTTCGATCGGTTTTTTAATCATTGTGTTAATGAACTCGATTTTGACGCCATTGCTATGGGTCATTACGTCAGATCTTCGTTCGGCAGCTATCTGGAGAATTATGTTGAGAATCAGCGTAAGTAAACAGTACATTTCACCTATCATACTTGTTACAAGTATTGCACGTATTTTGTGTTGCTGAGAAAGTACTACTGTATTTAAATTTCGTATCACTGAAAGTGCGACAACATGCAATTAAATCCTTTCATGAAAGCGTGCTTTATGAATAACTCCACTATCGTTCTCACGTGCATTGTCAGGACGCTTTTACCGGCATCTGACTCGTTTTGTCTTTCGATCAGAATGATATTTACGCAAGTGGTATATGTGTAtattacgaataaaaaatgaaaacacgcAGCTTGAAATCGTTCAGTTTCTTTGACAATATTTGTGTCAGTTTGTCTCTCATGTTTTCGTGTTGACGTATAATAATGTGTGTTGATGAGTATACAACCGTGTATtaatgaatgcatttttttccaaaccagCTGCCAAACTTCTAATGGGTCGTGATGGTACTAAAGACCAGTCGTTCTTCTTGTCACGGATCGCTCAACGTGCTCTTCAAAAAACGATGTTCCCTGTTGGTGAATTCACGAAATCTGAAGTAAAAGAAATCGCTCATGCAGAGCAGTTGCATCGTGTTTTAGAGAAGAAAGAATCTATGGGATTGTGTTTTATTgggaaaagaaattttcaaagttttatgtCTCAGGTTAGTGTCATTGATAAGAAACGTAAATATTTTACTTCGTAGAATTGTTTGTATATCATATCGTATGGTTTAGTACGTTGCTGATAAGCCAGGACGGTTTATTGATGTAGATACCGGCGACGTAGTAGGAAAACACAAGGGTGTACATTTATGGACGATCGGGCAGCGAGCTCGTGTATCTGGATCACCCGTAGTATATTTCGTCGTACATAAAGATGCACCTAGTGGTGATATTTTCGTGGTATGTATCGATGTGTGTATTTAATGTAGAAAAAGGTCACCTTCGTAAAGTATCCGATGATTAATTATTCGTCAATTTGATAGTGTATCGGTCAAGATCATCCGGCTTTATTCAGCAGATCACTGGTACTTTCCGATGATCAATGGATGATTGAAAAACCAGGAGATTTGATCGAATGCGAATTTAGAATATTTCACCGACGCCCGTTAAAGAAATGTCACGTTATTACGTTACCAAATGGTAAATTGTTGCTCGAAGTCGACGAACCGATTCATGTTGCTGCTCCTGGTCAAGTAAGTGAAATCCTCAGTAGCTCTGATTCATTGTTTATCTGGATGCTTAACGTCTCGATTCCATTTTCGTATAGTTTGCGGTATTTTACAAAGATGAAGAATGCCTAGGAAGCGCGAAAATCATT contains:
- the LOC135843378 gene encoding protein O-linked-mannose beta-1,2-N-acetylglucosaminyltransferase 1-like, translating into MQIPNLYSRKWFQVLVFIVMLYAFIKTWFFDRKLSKYNSKFSSFEHFKLWAKYHRLRRIIDVVEILPNCGIPYTCPESTFPVHIYTGKRNNDNAKLCIMGRYLTNHAGNGGRGLNIALINSKRLEVKDFVTFDVYIDNSIVMDMWLNTSVRESDVLIIFTFDEASRMLAESSKKLFYDYGSSKVQDLHFRSQWYMVTQKGIQGFTPFEKVTMAHNGNWGDVIDERFCVPLIPVKVSPPMMGNAKSTVKEKFCLKHQAMKQSFFCNGMKKYDDISPAPLADRNLFGNIAYSVPIAVIMTESDHVQDLDSFTMTLESLIRQPGIDTSNVYVFYNSSSVMVPAIVDIFKFNSQPLNIPDDKNTSKCISDSRVIEIAIKTLGRRERYVIVLNSGLILSPDFLYFMSQLVTIVDIDQSLIGISAWNVNGYKTVSSNVKLIYRVQDYPSYGFLIRSDICSKHCKINLGHSCINISTYEWLNNRDSNQDVHILIPDVSRILWRPYPELVARTRNDYTRNLITTERMTNTDATVKLQEPHVLVNNSYFLHISELLKNSIVIQFSPDEIKSCQTGDSFPMKLISKFTNKTFSILYDEIDDRLEATLKSIANCFGIYSHANYLLGGSYYGVFRLTMNNNDILLVKSSSPLYNSKSMEVN
- the LOC135845952 gene encoding mitochondrial tRNA-specific 2-thiouridylase 1: MLFKKIALGISGGVDSAVSALLLKRIGFDVSAVFMRNWEKSSEDEYCDVEKDIEDAQWVCKKLQIPFYEVDFTKDYWVHVFENTMKEYQAGFTPNPDIMCNASIKFDRFFNHCVNELDFDAIAMGHYVRSSFGSYLENYVENQPAKLLMGRDGTKDQSFFLSRIAQRALQKTMFPVGEFTKSEVKEIAHAEQLHRVLEKKESMGLCFIGKRNFQSFMSQYVADKPGRFIDVDTGDVVGKHKGVHLWTIGQRARVSGSPVVYFVVHKDAPSGDIFVCIGQDHPALFSRSLVLSDDQWMIEKPGDLIECEFRIFHRRPLKKCHVITLPNGKLLLEVDEPIHVAAPGQFAVFYKDEECLGSAKIISIGYLDWFNDQVCDTRLSSA
- the Rnf11 gene encoding RING finger protein 11, which codes for MGNCLKGTSNEDISLLRGNEGLQENTNEAVQPIPYRDRVPVYYPAPNDRRPANQLSEEEQVRIARRIGLMEHLPILAYDDSINKNKECVICMIEFKIGEEVRYLPCMHVYHVLCIDDWLMRSFTCPSCMEPVDAALLTSYDTN